Proteins encoded together in one Kitasatospora albolonga window:
- a CDS encoding ribosomal subunit interface protein: protein MDIVVKGRKTEVPERFRKHVAEKLKLDKIQKFDGKVISLDVEVSKEPNPRQADRSDRVEITLRSRGPVIRAEASAGDPYAALDLATGKLEARLRKQHDKRYSRRGNGRLTAAEVGDVVPGVASFDEDGELVGEQPAEPVPTTKVGSIEVQGEGPLVMREKTHTAAPMALDQALYEMELVGHDFYLFVDSETKEPSVVYRRHAYDYGVIHLRTDPLAADEAGGAGGALGG from the coding sequence GTGGACATCGTCGTCAAGGGCCGCAAGACCGAGGTGCCCGAGCGGTTCCGCAAGCACGTGGCCGAGAAGCTGAAGCTGGACAAGATCCAGAAGTTCGACGGCAAGGTGATCAGCCTCGACGTCGAGGTGTCCAAGGAGCCGAATCCCCGTCAGGCCGACCGCTCCGACCGGGTGGAGATCACGCTCCGCTCGCGCGGCCCGGTCATCCGGGCGGAGGCGTCGGCGGGTGACCCCTACGCAGCGCTCGACCTGGCCACCGGAAAGCTGGAGGCCCGGCTGCGCAAGCAGCACGACAAGCGCTACAGCCGCCGGGGCAACGGCCGTCTGACGGCGGCCGAGGTCGGGGACGTGGTGCCGGGTGTCGCCTCGTTCGACGAGGACGGCGAACTGGTCGGCGAGCAGCCGGCGGAGCCCGTACCGACCACGAAGGTCGGATCGATCGAGGTGCAGGGCGAAGGGCCTCTCGTGATGCGCGAGAAGACCCACACCGCCGCACCCATGGCGCTCGACCAGGCGCTCTACGAGATGGAACTGGTCGGGCACGACTTCTACTTGTTCGTCGACTCCGAGACGAAGGAGCCCAGTGTCGTCTACCGGCGGCACGCCTACGACTACGGCGTCATCCACCTGAGGACCGACCCGCTCGCCGCTGACGAAGCGGGCGGCGCGGGCGGCGCGCTCGGCGGCTGA